The proteins below come from a single Drosophila suzukii chromosome X, CBGP_Dsuzu_IsoJpt1.0, whole genome shotgun sequence genomic window:
- the LOC108005234 gene encoding adenosine 5'-monophosphoramidase HINT3, which produces MAEDNCIFCKISSGQEPTSVLEMETDEFVIFKDIKPASQHHYLAVTKTHYTSLKVLDKSHDPLVERMESGLKEFLTGKGISVQDALFGFHLPPFITVKHLHMHAIAPKSEMGFLSRLIFRPSVWFKTADDARIYLSQVDSLQ; this is translated from the exons ATGGCGGAAGACAACTGCATTTTCTGCAAAATATCCAGCGGCCAAGAGCCTACGAGTGTTTTGGAAATGGAAACCGATGAATTTGTCATCTTTAAGGACATCAAACCCGCTTCCCAGCACCATTATTTGGCTGTAACCAAAACACACTACACCAGCCTAAAGGTTCTGGACAAGTCCCACGATCCCTTGG TTGAACGGATGGAGAGCGGCCTGAAGGAGTTCCTAACAGGCAAGGGAATCTCTGTTCAGGATGCGCTCTTTGGGTTCCATCTGCCACCGTTCATCACGGTGAAACACCTTCACATGCATGCCATTGCTCCAAAATCGGAAATGGGCTTCCTATCACGATTAATCTTCAGACCCTCCGTTTGGTTCAAAACC GCCGACGATGCGCGGATCTACCTTTCCCAAGTAGACAGCTTACAATGA